The following proteins are encoded in a genomic region of Musa acuminata AAA Group cultivar baxijiao chromosome BXJ2-11, Cavendish_Baxijiao_AAA, whole genome shotgun sequence:
- the LOC103970117 gene encoding probable 26S proteasome non-ATPase regulatory subunit 3 produces the protein MTADVEMKEVQALSISVSSAAVPSTLQHLKEIASLIETGAQAKEVRRIVRAVRLTMMLRRKLRASVISAFLGHVLTPGSEVLAKLSSYLPKTDEHEMDLDTAASAVQGPAKHSIPELEIYCYLLVLIFLIDQKRYDEAKACSSASIARLRNVNRRAVDVIAARLYFYYSFTYELTNNLAEIRGTLLALHRMATLRRDELGQETLLNLLLRNYLHYNLYDQAEKLRSKAPRFEAHSNQQFCRYLFYLGKIRTIQLEYTDAKESLLQAARKAPVAARGFRIQCNKWAVIVRLLLGEIPERTVFMQKGMKKALTPYFELTNAVRIGDLELFRIVADKFSGTFNSDRIHNLIVRLRHNVIRTGLRNISISYSRISLADVARKLRLDSENPVADAESIVAKAIRDGAVDAIIDHANGWMVSKETGNVYSTTEPQIAFNSRIAFCLNMHNEAVRALRFPPNSNKEKESEEKRRERQQQEQELAKHIAEEDDGDF, from the exons ATGACTGCCGATGTGGAGATGAAGGAGGTCCAGGCGCTGTCCATTTCCGTGTCCTCCGCCGCCGTCCCTTCTACTCTACAAC ATTTGAAGGAGATCGCATCCCTGATTGAGACTGGCGCTCAGGCCAAGGAGGTGCGCCGGATCGTTCGTGCGGTGCGCCTCACGATGATGCTCCGCCGAAAGCTCAGGGCATCCGTGATATCCGCGTTTCTTGGCCACGTCCTCACCCCAGGCTCCGAGGTGCTTGCTAAGCTTTCCTCCTATCTTCCCAAG aCCGATGAGCATGAAATGGATTTGGACACAGCAGCATCAGCAGTTCAAGGTCCTGCCAAGCATTCTATACCAGAGCTTGAAATTTACTGTTACTTGCTTGTTCTCATATTTCTGATTGACCAAAAGAGATATGATGAG GCTAAAGCATGTTCTTCTGCTAGCATTGCTCGCTTAAGGAATGTGAACCGAAGAGCTGTGGATGTTATAGCTGCTCGTCTGTACTTCTATTATTCATTCACCTATGAACTCACAAATAATCTTGCTGAAATTCGTGG GACCCTTCTTGCATTGCATAGGATGGCGACCTTACGGCGTGATGAGTTGGGTCAG GAAACCCTCCTCAACCTTCTACTTCGCAATTATCTCCACTACAACTTGTACGATCAGGCAGAGAAGCTGAGGTCAAAAGCACCACGCTTTGAAGCACACTCGAATCAGCAG TTCTGTCGTTACCTGTTCTACCTTGGAAAAATAAGAACCATTCAGTTGGAATACACGGATGCCAAAGAGAGCCTCCTGCAAGCTGCTCGGAAAGCACCAGTTGCTGCACGTGGCTTTCGAATCCAGTGCAACAAGTGGGCTGTCATTGTTCGATTGCTTCTTGGTGAGATTCCTGAAAGAACTGTTTTCATgcagaaaggcatgaagaaggcttTAACACCATACTTTGAGCTTACTAAT GCTGTGCGGATTGGAGATTTGGAGCTATTTAGAATTGTTGCAGATAAATTTTCTGGAACTTTCAATTCAGATAGGATCCACAATCTAATTGTCAGACTACGCCACAATGTGATAAGGACTGGACTCCGCAACATTAGCATTTCATACTCTCGGATTTCCCTTGCGGATGTAGCTAGAAAACTGAGATTGGACTCTGAGAATCCTGTGGCTGATGCAGAGAGCATAGTAGCCAAAGCCATTAGAGATGGGGCAGTAGATGCAATTATCGATCATGCCAATGGATGGATGGTGTCTAAGGAAACTGGGAATGTCTACTCAACCACTGAACCTCAAATCGCATTCAATTCCAGGATTGCCTTTTGCCTCAACATGCACAATGAAGCTGTAAGAGCACTGAGGTTCCCACCAAACTCCAACAAGGAGAAAGAAAGCGAAGAAAAGAGGCGGGAGAGGCAACAGCAAGAGCAGGAGCTTGCTAAGCATATTGCCGAGGAAGATGATGGTGACTTTTAG
- the LOC135627685 gene encoding protein CHAPERONE-LIKE PROTEIN OF POR1, chloroplastic-like isoform X1: MAAALSLNGPVLCGNPSPKGPVAARRAARRWRRSRWWGPVTLPHRSCPDRRPPSAGSRPDDSSAPYEMTVERALKLLGVSEGASFDDILRAKNAVLTLCKDDMEAAAQVEAAYDMLLMQRLSQRRAGKVANGNIRYADIRRKRSTGTSALPEWLQKTVKNIPVSVESPSTNSLGIQAGVYGALMVLTFVSGSSPASAGPYTGADVPGLILATSFGASLYFLSKKRINLGKAAVITIGGLVVGAVIGSAVEQWLQVDIVPFYGIHSPAVIVTEFILFSQLLVSLYLRHSERVNIHRNRTRFISVVAWASEQCICRRKQICGSYD; the protein is encoded by the exons ATGGCAGCCGCTCTTTCTCTCAATGGTCCTGTCCTCTGCGGCAACCCATCGCCGAAGGGACCCGTGGCCGCCCGCCGGGCCGCGCGGCGGTGGCGGCGCAGCCGGTGGTGGGGGCCGGTGACCCTACCCCACCGGAGCTGCCCGGATCGCCGGCCGCCATCGGCTGGTTCGAGACCCGACGACTCTTCGGCCCCGTACGAGATGACGGTCGAGAGAGCGCTCAAGCTCCTCGGCGTGTCGGAAGGCGCCTCCTTCGACGACATCCTCCGCGCCAAGAACGCCGTTCTCACGTTGTGCAAGGACGACATGGAAGCCGCCGCTCAG GTGGAAGCTGCATATGACATGTTGCTTATGCAGAGGTTGTCACAACGAAGAGCTGGCAAAGTTGCAAATGGTAACATCAGATATGCCGATATTAGACGTAAAAGAAGTACAGGAACAAGTGCTTTGCCAGAGTGGCTTCAGAAGACAGTCAAGAACATTCCTGTCTCTGTTGAATCTCCATCTACCAACAGTTTGGGCATACAGGCTGGTGTTTATGGGGCTTTGATGGTCCTCACATTTGTTAGTGGCTCCTCTCCTGCTTCAGCAGGGCCATATACTGGAGCTGATGTTCCTGGGCTAATATTAGCTACAAGTTTTGGAGCTTCCTTGTACTTTTTGTCAAAGAAGAGAATCAACCTTG GAAAAGCAGCGGTAATCACTATCGGGGGCCTTGTGGTGGGCGCGGTAATTGGATCAGCAGTGGAACAATGGTTGCAGGTCGATATAGTTCCTTTCTACGGCATTCATTCACCAGCTGTGATTGTGACCGAATTCATTCTCTTCTCACAGTTGTTGGTATCTCTGTATCTAAG ACATTCTGAGCGCGTGAATATTCATCGAAATAGGACAAGATTCATTAGTGTTGTTGCATGGGCATCGGAACAATGCATCTGTCGACGAAAACAAATCTGCGGGAGCTATGATTAA
- the LOC135627685 gene encoding protein CHAPERONE-LIKE PROTEIN OF POR1, chloroplastic-like isoform X2, giving the protein MAAALSLNGPVLCGNPSPKGPVAARRAARRWRRSRWWGPVTLPHRSCPDRRPPSAGSRPDDSSAPYEMTVERALKLLGVSEGASFDDILRAKNAVLTLCKDDMEAAAQVEAAYDMLLMQRLSQRRAGKVANGNIRYADIRRKRSTGTSALPEWLQKTVKNIPVSVESPSTNSLGIQAGVYGALMVLTFVSGSSPASAGPYTGADVPGLILATSFGASLYFLSKKRINLGKAAVITIGGLVVGAVIGSAVEQWLQVDIVPFYGIHSPAVIVTEFILFSQLLVSLYLR; this is encoded by the exons ATGGCAGCCGCTCTTTCTCTCAATGGTCCTGTCCTCTGCGGCAACCCATCGCCGAAGGGACCCGTGGCCGCCCGCCGGGCCGCGCGGCGGTGGCGGCGCAGCCGGTGGTGGGGGCCGGTGACCCTACCCCACCGGAGCTGCCCGGATCGCCGGCCGCCATCGGCTGGTTCGAGACCCGACGACTCTTCGGCCCCGTACGAGATGACGGTCGAGAGAGCGCTCAAGCTCCTCGGCGTGTCGGAAGGCGCCTCCTTCGACGACATCCTCCGCGCCAAGAACGCCGTTCTCACGTTGTGCAAGGACGACATGGAAGCCGCCGCTCAG GTGGAAGCTGCATATGACATGTTGCTTATGCAGAGGTTGTCACAACGAAGAGCTGGCAAAGTTGCAAATGGTAACATCAGATATGCCGATATTAGACGTAAAAGAAGTACAGGAACAAGTGCTTTGCCAGAGTGGCTTCAGAAGACAGTCAAGAACATTCCTGTCTCTGTTGAATCTCCATCTACCAACAGTTTGGGCATACAGGCTGGTGTTTATGGGGCTTTGATGGTCCTCACATTTGTTAGTGGCTCCTCTCCTGCTTCAGCAGGGCCATATACTGGAGCTGATGTTCCTGGGCTAATATTAGCTACAAGTTTTGGAGCTTCCTTGTACTTTTTGTCAAAGAAGAGAATCAACCTTG GAAAAGCAGCGGTAATCACTATCGGGGGCCTTGTGGTGGGCGCGGTAATTGGATCAGCAGTGGAACAATGGTTGCAGGTCGATATAGTTCCTTTCTACGGCATTCATTCACCAGCTGTGATTGTGACCGAATTCATTCTCTTCTCACAGTTGTTGGTATCTCTGTATCTAAGGTAG
- the LOC135627686 gene encoding NEP1-interacting protein 2-like, protein MDVFSRSPSSSFRSSSFSSSSPSSSARRGSQSRSNRGTASKIIERVICATLTCVFAVVGSLVGAITGALIGLATESGLLRGAGIGAISGAVFAIEAVESSLDLWNSRESGIWSLLYVIDILCSLLSGRIVREKVDPAMQSAVQSQMSAADLPSIDNFDLFATDSTGGLAMDTVENLPKTNITAENLEAAGESLCCSVCLQDLQVGETVRRLPHCHHMFHLPCIDAWLIRHGSCPLCRRDI, encoded by the exons ATGGATGTCTTCTCTCGGTCTCCTTCTTCATCCTTTcgatcttcttccttctcttcttcgtcTCCTTCTTCCTCTGCCAGGCGAGGGAGTCAGAGCAGAAGCAACCGGGGCACGGCCTCTAAAATAATCGAAAGGGTCATCTGTGCCACCCTCACCTGTGTCTTTGCAGTAG TTGGTTCGCTGGTAGGGGCGATCACAGGAGCTCTCATCGGCCTAGCCACCGAGAGCGGCTTACTGCGAGGAGCTGGAATCGGAGCTATCTCCGGGGCGGTTTTCGCTATCGAAGCTGTCGAATCATCTCTCGATCTGTGGAACTCCAGGGAGTCCGGAATTTGGAGCCTTCTCTATGTG ATCGACATACTCTGTAGCCTCTTGAGCGGAAGAATTGTCCGGGAAAAGGTCGACCCAGCGATGCAGAGCGCAGTACAGAGTCAG ATGAGTGCTGCCGATCTACCTTCCATAGATAATTTCGATCTTTTTGCGACCGATAGTACCGGAGGACTGGCGATGGATACGGTGGAGAATCTCCCAAAGACCAACATCACCGCCGAGAATCTTGAAGCTGCAGGGGAGAGTCTCTGCTGCTCGGTGTGCCTACAG GACTTGCAAGTTGGAGAAACAGTGAGGAGATTACCCCATTGTCACCACATGTTCCATTTGCCGTGCATCGATGCTTGGCTCATCAGGCATGGATCATGTCCGCTTTGCAGAAGGGATATCTAG